The genomic segment TTTAGAGGTAACATGTGTAGGATAGGTGGGAGGCTTTGAAGCATGCACGCTAGTGTGTGTGGAGCTAACCTTGAAATACCACCCTTGTTATCTTTGAAATCTAACCGCGATCCGTTACCCGGATCCGGGACATTGTCTGGTGGGTAGTTTGACTGGGGCGGTCGCCTCCTAAAGAGTAACGGAGGCGCGCGATGGTTCCCTCAGGCTGATTGGAAACCAGCCGTAGAGTGTAAAGGCATAAGGGAGCTTGACTGCGAGACAGACATGTCGAGCAGGTACGAAAGTAGGTCTTAGTGATCCGGCGATTCCGCATGGAAGGGTCGTCGCTCAACGGATAAAAGGTACTCCGGGGATAACAGGCTTATCTCCCCCAAGAGTCCATATCGACGGGGAGGTTTGGCACCTCGATGTCGGCTCATCACATCCTGGGGCTGAAGCAGGTCCCAAGGGTTTGGCTGTTCGCCAATTAAAGTGGTACGCGAGCTGGGTTTAAAACGTCGTGAGACAGTTTGGTCCTTATCTGTTGCGGGCGCAGGAAATTTGAGGAGATCTTCCCCTAGTACGAGAGGACCGGGGTGGACGAACCTATGGTGTACCAGTTGTTCCGCCAGGAGCATCGCTGGGTAGCTAAGTTCGGAAGGGATAACCGCTGAAAGCATCTAAGCGGGAAGCCTACTCCAAGATTAGATTTCCCATGATTTAAAATCATCTGAAGGCTCGTTGTAGACCACAACGTTGATAGGTCGGGTGTGGAAGAGTGGTAACACTTGGAGCTAACCGATACTAATAAGCCGTGCGGCTTATCCATATCCTTGATTATGCTATTAAGAAACTAACTGAATACTCTATATTTAATTAAGAACGCCGAATTTTTTCGGTGGCCATAGCGAAGAGGCTCCACCCGTTCCCATTCCGAACACGGAAGTTAAGCTCTTCAGCGCCGATGGTACTGCATGGGAGACTGTGTGGGAGAGTAGGTCGCCGCCGAATTTTTTATATAAAGCCCCAAGTTGATTAATTTCGACTTGGGGCTTTTTTTATGCCCATGGATGGGCGGTATGCGTCGGTGCCAGGACGGCATGGAGACGCGACATCCCTTCCACCTACTAAGACCTTCCCCAAAAGCACCTCCCGCAAATTTATTCGATATTCCCTTTTCTTTTTCCTTCCCCAAAAGCAATTCCTACAAACCTACCAAATTTTTCATCCCATTTCCCAACAGAAAAATAATTTTAAGAAGCTACACATCTTACATAATTGGCCTAAATTTATTTCGAACTGCTCTCTCTATAGAATATTTTTTTACCGAACCCACTATCTAGGGAATGTTGTTGTTACTGACAGCTCGCCATTCCGCTAACGCTCCACTGCTAAAACTAAAAACTTATGGCTGTCTTTTCTCTCTCTGACCATTTTTTGCAGTGTCCCTTGCCTTTCAACCTTTTTTCTGTATATTCAATAGGTATGGACTCTTTGAATTGATATCGAACTTAAATTTTGCAAGGAGATAATCATGGCAAGCACTGGAGAAAAACCTGGGAAAGGCACCTATACCTGCATAAGCTGTGGAAAAAAGGTAAGACTGGATGACAATAATGATACCCTACCTCCATGTCCCCGTTGTGAGGGAACTAATTATAAGCCTTAATAAGATGCTAGATACTAGAAAGAGCAAGAGCATTTACCACAGAGAGCACGGAGAGCACAGAGAAAAATATAGATATTAGATGATAGAAAAAGCAGAAAAACTTAAAGAAAAGAATGATTTGAAGCTACTGTAGGATGAGCAGCAGTGAAGCGTAGCGGAATGGCGGCAGTGAAGCGTACCTGAATGGCGAGCTCTGAGCTGTCAGAAATTGCTACAGCAGGAGTGATCCATGTTGATGATTATTACCAATTAACGTACATGCTTAAATTCATTGAGGAGATTTGTTATGAATAATTTATCGTTCAGACCAAAATTGTACCTAGCAGCACCACTGTTTAATGAGGCTGAAAAAGAGAGTAATCGCAATATCAGGGATAGCCTAATTGATTGTTGTGATGTGTTTCTGCCACAAGAAGATGGATTACTTCTCGATGAGCTTGTCTCCCTAGGCACTCCTCTAAAAGTAGCCGAAAAATCAATTTATGAGGCGGACATTTCAGCGATGAAAAACGCTGATATTTTATTGGCTGTTTTAGATGGGGCCTGTATTGATGATGGAGTTGCATTTGAGCTTGGTTATGCAAAAGCCATTAATAAGGTTTGTCTTGGTTTTCAAACTGATGTCAGGCGACAGGCACCAACGGGAAATAACCCAATGATAGAATGCTCCTGCGAAGAAATATTTTCTGATTTAGGGTCGCTGAAAAAATGGTTACAGCAAAAATATAATAAACTCAGCTAGTCCATTCCATCGAACTCACCGAAGCTCGCTGTGTCGTTCACGTTAGAGAACTGTTATGGGTTAAAATTTTAATGAATTAAAAATCTCAGGTGATGAAATGTTAGATATTTTATTTTTTGTGGGTTTTGCAATATGCCTTTTTGGGGGAATTGCCTTTCTGATCGCCGCCTTCAGCACTGGCATCATCTGGGGACTGGCCTGCCTCTTTATAGCTCCCGTGCAAATAATTTATCTCATTATTCACTTCCGTGAGGCCAAAGGACCATTTTTAATTCAGGTCGTTGGTGGGATTATTATGTTTCTTGCATCTTATCGGGATGGGATGCCGCAGGGAGGGATGTAGGAAAGCTTTCAGCTATCAGCTGTCAGAAAGGACAAAAAAAAATTACCACAGAGATACGGAGAACACAGAGAAAGAGCGGGGATTGAAAAAAGAAATGTAGGATGGGCAGCAGTGAAGCGTAGCGGAATGGCGAAGTGGAGCGTGCCCATCACAGCGTACCCTTTACGAAATATTCTCTTTTGTTTTTCCTGTGTATTTGATGGGGTGAATTTGGTATAATCTGTTGAATAATATCAATATTTTGGACGATAATTTGTTAAACTTTTTTTAAAAGACCTTCTCATGAAAAAACCTATTTTAGTTGTAAATGAAAATTTATTAATGCCCATAATAGCTACCGAAAAAAAAGTAAGAGAATTCAAAAATGAGATAGGCTTGATAGATAGTGTGGTGGGAAAAACCGGCTTATTCTTAATGGTTGTTTCGTTTGTGGAATCAATGCATAAAGAGGTTTTGAAATATTTTTTGAGGTATAATTTTGAGAAAATAACTAGTGAAAAAAAGATAGAGATTAGTAAGACACTTTTGATTGAGAATGAAGATTTTTACATTGTAGAAGATTTGGTTACAGATATTATAGATAAAATGCCATCTTGGCGTTTTATGAAAATTTTTTATGACGCTTTGGATATTCAGAAAGCAGAAAATTTTAAAATTATTGAAAAGATTAAACAGCAAAGAAATCAACAAATTCATGGAAATTTAGTTATAGACTACAAACATGGCAATGTAACTCATACTCTTGTTGGCGTTGAATATATTAATTATTCTTTAGAAGAGTATGAAAAATACATAATTGACCTAAAAATCAAAGTATCTCGTAGATACGCTGACTGTACAAGAATTGAAACACTTAAAAAAATGTGGCATTATACGTTTACAACCCCTTTATGTGCTAATTTTGAAGATTATTGGCATATTGATTTAGAAACAGATTCCATACTTGGATATAAAAATGTTAAATATGAAAATAGTTTGTCTCACAGCGAAACCTTCATGCTTAGTATTTGGAGAAGTCAATTGTCTGGTTACAAAGTTGACTTTTTAAATATGGCTTCATTAGGTAAGCATTTACAGTCTTGTCTTTTTATGTTCTTAAAATTATCCAATGACATTTTTATGTATAGGTAAAAAGGGAAGAAATTATTTTTATAATTAAGCGTGTTGCAATAGTGAAATTCTTTCCAGAAGCTATGCTGTAGGATGGGCAAAGCGGAGCGTGCCCATCACAGCTTGCCCTTCACAAAAGACGTCTTTCAGGTAATCCCTCCCGAAAAAATAACCCCTAAAACAATTTCAAAGCAATAACAGCAACAGCAGCATACCGAACGACTTTCCCAGAGAAGACCATAAGGCTGAAGAGGGGGAAGTTCATGCGGAAGATGCCGGCGATGAGGCAGAGCGGATCGCCTATGACCGGTAGCCAAGAGAAGAAGAGTGACCAACAGCCATAGCGTTGATAAAAATTCTGGGCTCGATAGAGATCTCTGTCGCTGAGACGTAATACCCTGCGGATAAGAAAGCTGCCGCCATAGAGGCCGATAATATAGTTGGTGCAGCTGCCTAAGTAGTTGGCAATGGCGGCGATGCCGACCAAGGTCTCTGGTTGATAGGTTCCCTTTTGCAGGAGAAGGATTAAGAGCCACTCTGAACCCAAGGGCAGAATGGTGGCCGCCAGGAAGCTGAGAGAGAAGAGTGCGATGAGGTCATAACTGGCGGGTAGAGAGCTGAAGAAGAGAGGCATGGTATATTGGGTGCAGGACCCATGGGGCCCTGCGCCTTGTTTGGATTATTCAGCTATAAAATCAGCTCGTCTGTTGTAGAGGTAGGCGGCTTCTGTCTGGGTCGGAAAGAGAGGTCGTTCTTCGCCGAGGGAGACTGTGCGGATACGGTTTTCGCCAATACCCAGGGAGATGAGATACTTCTCCACATTGATAGCCCTTTTCTCGCCCAGGGCCATATTGTACTCATTGGTGCCGCGGTCATCGGTATTTCCCTCCACAGTAATGTAGAGGGTAGGATTTCTTTTCAGTACCTGGGCATTCTCGAAGATCACCTCTTGCATTTCCGGATTGATCATCGTCTGGTCAAATTTGAAGTATACCGGTTGAAATTCTATGGATGATCTGCCATGTTGTTGCAGATAGGCCTCTGATTGTTTGCTGGCTAACTCCTCTGCTGCGGCGTTACTATCTGTATCGTCGAGACTACCCACCACGGGTGGCAGATCCTCTTCACCGTAGTCCTGGTTTTCGTCCTGAGCGGGAGGGATAGCGGGAATGTTATACTCCTCTTGCGCGTTCCCTGTGGGTGGGGCAACAACTTTTTTTGAGTTACATCCCCCGATGCTGAGAATTGTAGCACCTATTATCATTGAAAAAAAGAGAGAGGCATAAAATTTTTTTTTCATAAATATTTCTCCTGTATGTTGCATTCTGTGAATTTTGTTATAAAATTTCTTTAAAAATAGAGGGCTACAATACAACTATTTTAGCACTTTTACCCTATGCCTTCATATCTTTTTGGAAAGGCGTGAAAATATTTTTTATTGAGGACTGTTTTTTATTGTTCTCCGGGATATTACGATTAAAATAGCACCATGAATATAACACTTACAATCGGTACCCTCTTCTGCTGTTGGTGACAGCTTGGGCGGACGGGCATCTTTCTTACCTATCTGTTGCCTGGTTTAGGAGAAGATCTGTGGTCAGGCAGACCATAGGCTTGTGACGGAGACTTCTATTCATTAAAGAGATGTAATATTTTGCTATCCTGGCCCTTGTCAGCCTCTGTTGTTTTTTGCTTTTATTAAAATAGGCGGGACGTTTTCCGTCAGTACCCTATCTGTTTCTCTTGGTCTTTCTTTGTTAGAAATTCATTTTTCGGTTGAAGTCCTTAATCTTGAATTGCTGGATATCGAAATGACGATTCAACGTAAAGAAAATAAAAAAATATGTGCGATAAAAAAGATGTAAGTCCCCAGAAAGATCAATATACCTTCCTTGCTAACTGTGCCCTCGGTCTGGAGGAGCTTATTGAGGCTGAGATTAAAGGCTTTTCCGGAGTCGAGGTTGAGTTAGGAAAGGGAACTGTCCAGTGGCAGGGAAGTCTTGAAACGGGTTATCGAGCCTGTCTCTGGTCTCGTTTCTCTTCGCGAATTTTGCTTAAATTATCTCAGTTTGAGGTCAACTCCGAGGATGATCTCTATCAAAATAGCTTCACCTATGACTGGCACCAGCATATGAGTTGGAAGACAACTTTTGCCATTGACTGTACCCTTTCAGCTGATGCTACCGTTGGCCATAGTCAGTTTGCTGCTCTACGGATAAAAGATGGTATTGTTGATAGATTTAAGGAAGATGGCGATGAGCGGCCTTCGGTAAAAACCACCCAACCGGATGTGCGTTTTCACATCCATGTCAGTGGTAACGAAGGAACACTCTATCTTGATCTTTCAGGTGAGAGTCTGCATAAGAGAGGGTATCGGGTAGCAGGTGGTATGGCTCCTCTTAAGGAAAATCTTGCTGCCGGTATTGTCGCCCTCAGTGGTTGGCCGGAAAAGCAGGAAGCCTTACCCTCTCTGATTGATCCAATGTGCGGTACAGGCACTTTGCTCATTGAAGCGGCTATGATGTTTGGCGATGTTGCTCCGGGGCTTGCCCGAAATTATTTTGGTTTTTTACATTGGCATCAACATGATAGCCAGCTCTGGCAGGCTCTTCTTGATGAGGCTGTTGCCCGTGAAGATGCCGGTCTTGATAAGACCTGGCCATCTTTTCAGGGCTATGATGCGGATCCTGTAGTGGTGAGCAGTGCCCGGAAAAACATTATTCGAGCCGGATTGGACGAGTTTATCCAGGTGAAGTGTTCTCCGTTGGTGCACCTTGGTGCGCCAACCGATAGGGGGATGCTTATCTGTAACCCTCCCTATGGCGAGAGACTTTCAGAGACGGAAAAGGTGCGGCAGCTCTATGCAGCCTTTGGTCGTATTGGCAGAAAGCACTTTGCCGGCTGGGATGTTGCTGTTTTTATCTCAAATCCGGATCTGGCAGAGAGTTTTAGGGTGAGCTGGGAGAAGAAGTATCGCCTCTTTAATGGCACCATCGCCTGTCGTCTGTCAACGGGTGTCTTTGCCGAAGAGGAGGAAAATTCATTTGCCTGGGAGATCCAACAGGTAGAGGTGCAGGAAGATGCCCTGCAATTTGCCAATCGTTTTAAGAAGAACCTGAAAAAATATTTAAAGTGGGCAAAAAAAGAAAATATTTCCTGCTTTCGCGTCTATGATAGGGATTTGCAGGAGTTTAATCTCAGTGTGGATCTCTATGAAAAATGGATTCATGTTCAGGAATATTTGCCGCCTAAAACCATTGATCCGGATTTGGCCAGTCGTCGTTTCAATATCGCGCTTCGGGCAATCAGGGAGATCTTAGGACTTCGCTCTGATCGGGTTTTTATCAAGAAGAGGCAACGGCAGAAGGGGGCAGGTCAGTATCAGCAGCAGGGTGATCGGAAAAAGATGCATCAGGTTCGTGAGGGGAACTGCTATTTTCTCGTCAACTTCAGAGACTATCTTGATACGGGACTGTTTTTGGATCACCGCCCGATTCGACTGCGTATTGGAAGAGAATCCCTTGGTAAAAAGTTTTTAAACCTCTATGGTTATACAGGTACCGCCTCTGTTCATGCCGCTCAGGGTGGAGCCGCATCTACCACAACTGTAGATCTGTCCTCCACATATCTGCAGTGGACAGAGATGAACTTTTCTCTCAATGGTTTTGCTGAAAATAATCATCGAACGGTAAAGGCAGATTGTATTAAGTGGCTTGCGGAAGAGACAGAGCTCTATGATACCATTTTTGTTGATCCTCCGACCTTTTCTAATACCCAAAAGGCCAATAGAGTTTTTGATATTCAACGTGATCATATTCAGCTTTTGACTCTGGCCATGAGGCGTTTAAGTCCAGGTGGTTTGCTTATCTTTTCCACAAATTTTAGAAGATTTATCTTGGATGAAAAACTTGCAGAACAATTTGATGTAAAAGATATTACTCGGGAGAGTATACCTCTTGATTTTTCCCGTAATGAAAAGATCCATTTTTGCTGGGAATTTCGTCAAAAATAGACAACATTAAGAGAGGATGCCGTGGCGGAAAAAAAAGAGCTTAAACGACAGGTTAAAGGGTTGGAGGCAGAACTTGCTGAGCTAAGAAAAGAAAATATTCTTTTGAAAAAAAAGGCCTTTATCTCTCTTCTCTGTGGTAATAGAGGAAGCTCTTGCTGTCTGTTTGCTGAAGGTCATCAGCAGGCCAGTAAATCGCGGAATATTTTCATTGAAGAGATGGATCATGCTGTTCGTTCATCTTTGAATAATATTCTTGGTGCCTTGGATATCCTCTCTGATCTGCTTGAGGTTAAGGAGCAACAGGAATATGTGGACATGGCCACTAATGAGGCCCTGCATCTTTCCTCGTATACTACTAGGATATTTGATCTTAATAAGGTTGAGACGGGTGATATTGATATTCGGAAAAATGTCTTTCACCTCAAAGAGGTGCTGGATCATGAACTCGAATCCTTAAGCTTTGATGCCCATGGACGTGAGATTGAACTGAGTTGTGATATTGCCGCCGCTGTCCCCCATATTCTTTATGGTGACAGCGGCCGTTTAGCTCAGATTATCGAGGGGATTGTCGGTAACAGAGTACATTATATGCAGGATGGGGCTGCGGTTGCCATTAATGTCTCCTCTAATGGTTTTGATGAACTCAACAGAGTAGTTTTGCGCTTTTCGGTGACCGATACAGGCATTGGTTTTCCTGAAAGAATATTTGCTGATCTTCAGGAATTTATGGAGCGTCAGCTGTTGCCCGGCGTTTTTCAGCCTCTTATAGCAGGAGGGGCAAGTTATGATCTCATGCATGCCATCCGTCTTATCAGGCTGTTGGGCGGTGTCGTCGGTCTGGAATCGACGGATCGAGGGGTCACCTTTTATTTTTCCCTGGCCTATGA from the Desulfotalea psychrophila LSv54 genome contains:
- a CDS encoding response regulator — translated: MAEKKELKRQVKGLEAELAELRKENILLKKKAFISLLCGNRGSSCCLFAEGHQQASKSRNIFIEEMDHAVRSSLNNILGALDILSDLLEVKEQQEYVDMATNEALHLSSYTTRIFDLNKVETGDIDIRKNVFHLKEVLDHELESLSFDAHGREIELSCDIAAAVPHILYGDSGRLAQIIEGIVGNRVHYMQDGAAVAINVSSNGFDELNRVVLRFSVTDTGIGFPERIFADLQEFMERQLLPGVFQPLIAGGASYDLMHAIRLIRLLGGVVGLESTDRGVTFYFSLAYEASVEEEGAAKVEQKEKPFFVLEKKRVLLVEDDLINRILVTKVLQQQGLQVVAVVNGQQAVDRVALENFDVILMDIQMPVLGGLDATRKIRAIEKKTCRHSKIIALTALSGREKCLQAGMDGYLAKPINKKDLLALLTESLTPSALIVHDDFKVVQTLVRALVRLGWRVTTAEASRQALYEVSLNHFDVVLLHTELPLFRGASVLSVVRKLEKHLAHKSLIIGIGEKSADDKNVFDAFLPLPLVSHDLEEQMSSFFVNRCSS
- a CDS encoding YqaA family protein, with product MPLFFSSLPASYDLIALFSLSFLAATILPLGSEWLLILLLQKGTYQPETLVGIAAIANYLGSCTNYIIGLYGGSFLIRRVLRLSDRDLYRAQNFYQRYGCWSLFFSWLPVIGDPLCLIAGIFRMNFPLFSLMVFSGKVVRYAAVAVIALKLF
- the rlmKL gene encoding bifunctional 23S rRNA (guanine(2069)-N(7))-methyltransferase RlmK/23S rRNA (guanine(2445)-N(2))-methyltransferase RlmL → MCDKKDVSPQKDQYTFLANCALGLEELIEAEIKGFSGVEVELGKGTVQWQGSLETGYRACLWSRFSSRILLKLSQFEVNSEDDLYQNSFTYDWHQHMSWKTTFAIDCTLSADATVGHSQFAALRIKDGIVDRFKEDGDERPSVKTTQPDVRFHIHVSGNEGTLYLDLSGESLHKRGYRVAGGMAPLKENLAAGIVALSGWPEKQEALPSLIDPMCGTGTLLIEAAMMFGDVAPGLARNYFGFLHWHQHDSQLWQALLDEAVAREDAGLDKTWPSFQGYDADPVVVSSARKNIIRAGLDEFIQVKCSPLVHLGAPTDRGMLICNPPYGERLSETEKVRQLYAAFGRIGRKHFAGWDVAVFISNPDLAESFRVSWEKKYRLFNGTIACRLSTGVFAEEEENSFAWEIQQVEVQEDALQFANRFKKNLKKYLKWAKKENISCFRVYDRDLQEFNLSVDLYEKWIHVQEYLPPKTIDPDLASRRFNIALRAIREILGLRSDRVFIKKRQRQKGAGQYQQQGDRKKMHQVREGNCYFLVNFRDYLDTGLFLDHRPIRLRIGRESLGKKFLNLYGYTGTASVHAAQGGAASTTTVDLSSTYLQWTEMNFSLNGFAENNHRTVKADCIKWLAEETELYDTIFVDPPTFSNTQKANRVFDIQRDHIQLLTLAMRRLSPGGLLIFSTNFRRFILDEKLAEQFDVKDITRESIPLDFSRNEKIHFCWEFRQK
- a CDS encoding zinc ribbon-containing protein; translated protein: MASTGEKPGKGTYTCISCGKKVRLDDNNDTLPPCPRCEGTNYKP
- a CDS encoding OmpA family protein; its protein translation is MKKKFYASLFFSMIIGATILSIGGCNSKKVVAPPTGNAQEEYNIPAIPPAQDENQDYGEEDLPPVVGSLDDTDSNAAAEELASKQSEAYLQQHGRSSIEFQPVYFKFDQTMINPEMQEVIFENAQVLKRNPTLYITVEGNTDDRGTNEYNMALGEKRAINVEKYLISLGIGENRIRTVSLGEERPLFPTQTEAAYLYNRRADFIAE
- a CDS encoding nucleoside 2-deoxyribosyltransferase, translated to MNNLSFRPKLYLAAPLFNEAEKESNRNIRDSLIDCCDVFLPQEDGLLLDELVSLGTPLKVAEKSIYEADISAMKNADILLAVLDGACIDDGVAFELGYAKAINKVCLGFQTDVRRQAPTGNNPMIECSCEEIFSDLGSLKKWLQQKYNKLS